One Podarcis raffonei isolate rPodRaf1 chromosome 18, rPodRaf1.pri, whole genome shotgun sequence genomic window carries:
- the BABAM1 gene encoding BRISC and BRCA1-A complex member 1 isoform X3 encodes MDTSEPSSATEEEEEKATAEQRPRTRSNPEGAEDRTLSAQASVGSRSEGEGEAASTGDSPQSATATNGKGWPPTVPPTEFQVRTPRVNCPEKVIICLDLSEEMSHSKLESFNGSKTNALNISQKMIEMFVRTKHKIDKSHEFALVVVNNDVTWLSGFTSDPREVCSCLYDLETVVCKSFKDLEGLFSLIQQKTELPVTENVQSIPPPYVVRTILVYSRPACHPPVTITEQMKKMLQCPYYYFDVLYIHNGFEDKEEETSWKETFAFFSNLDSKGTNYKYEVSLTGPAVELHNCMAKLLAHPLQRPFQTHASYSMLEEEEAVEIEAVV; translated from the exons ATGGACACCTCGGAGCCCAGCAGCgcgacggaggaggaggaggagaaagcgaCGGCCGAGCAGCGCCCCAGGACCCGCTCCAACCCTGAGGGCGCTGAAGACCGGACCCTGAGCGCCCAGGCGAGCGTGGGCAGCCGCAgcgagggggaaggggaggcggCCAGCACGGGGGACAGCCCCCAGAGCGCCACGGCCACCAATGGGAAAGGCTGGCCTCCCACAGTCCCGCCCACCGAGTTCCAGGTCAGGACGCCACGGGTCAACTGCCCCGAAAAAGTG atcATCTGCCTTGACCTCTCGGAGGAAATGTCCCACTCGAAACTGGAGTCGTTCAACGG GTCGAAAACCAACGCTCTGAACATCTCCCAGAAGATGATAGAGATGTTCGTCCGGACCAAGCACAAAATCGACAAGAGCCATGAGTTTGCGCTGGTGGTGGTCAACAACGACGTCACCTGG CTCTCTGGATTCACCTCTGATCCTAGAGAAGTTTGCAGCTGTTTGTATGACCTGGAGACAGTGGTGTGCAAGTCCTTCA AAGATCTCGAAGGTCTTTTCAGCCTCAT ACAGCAGAAGACAGAACTGCCCGTGACGGAGAATGTGCAGAGCATCCCACCGCCGTACGTGGTCAGAACCATCTTGGTTTATAGCCGGCCAGCTTGCCATCCCCCGGTCACCATCACGGAACAGATGAAG AAAATGCTGCAGTGCCCTTACTACTACTTTGACGTGCTCTACATCCACAACGGCTTCGAGGACAAAGAGGAGGAaaccagctggaag gaGACCTTTGCTTTCTTCAGCAACCTGGACAGCAAAGGCACCAACTACAAGTACGAAGTGTCGCTGACCGGCCCGGCCGTGGAGCTGCACAACTGCATGGCCAAACTCCTTGCCCACCCGCTGCAGAGACCCTTCCAGACCCACGCCTCCTACAGcatgctggaggaagaggaggcggtgGAGATTGAGGCCGTCGTCTGA